The genome window GTCCCATTTGTTTGCTAGCAAGTTGCCAACAGCGCAATTTTCACTCCTGTTTAGCTCTGGTCGGTACCAACTCCTAaggggaaatatctggctctttagctgctgaaTGTTCTACCATGTTCCACAGCTGGTCGCTGAAGGTGTCTGTCAGCTGTTTATTGCAGAGCAAGTAGTGTATAGTGGGTtattagagtttttttttgctgataaCAGCTGTCTGTTGCAGTGGAAAACAACACTACGAGAGCTGTGACAGTGAACCAAAATGGCAAAGTTGCAGCCGGACTGCTAAATAATGAGCTGACACTCACTATAAAGCTCTGTAAAACTGTGAGGAGCTGCAGAGTCGGGTGATAATCTCTCTTTACATTGTCATTTGCCACATTGTTATAAATATCTATTATAGCCATGTTAAATTTTAATGCTGCAACAAGCTAGTTGTTAAGAACTTAGGAAGGGCTTCAGGCAGAGGCTTGGCAGTGCAACCCAATAGGGATTGGTCAAGGAAGGATTGTCATCTGTCATGtactttttctccatttttaccattgttttttttgttttttgttcaaccTTCTACATTCTGGCCTGCCTACTATTAcaataaaaattatataaagGACTTTCACCGATTTGCTGCCTCAATTCTAGCTCAGTCTGAAATAGAACGCCCCAGACGCGTCCGTTTTTTCTCTGGCTCCTGTTTCATGGTAGGTCTCCACCACTTTGTTACTGGGTGAGCCATTGTCTTCTCATGTCCCTTGACCCATGCTCTGACCTCTGGTGACAGAATGAGAATCTCACTAAACCTGTTCTGTGGTTCTGCTTGGTCACTTCCACTTCTGGGAGAGCTCCCTTGGTGGCAGATCTCCCAGGGGACCTTGTCCTGCTTGATGTCAAACTCTGTGGGCTTCAGTCTGAAGACCTCTACAAATGACTTCACAGATAGCTGGCATGTGATATAGGAAATATAGcatctttttttcaattctgaaaagaaaattgattgTCTGATGGAAATTGGATATCATTTTATAAATCAACCATGAAGTTAGAACACATGAGCCCACAGTGGACACCTAAACTACACCAACATTTATATTTTGATTCAGCAAAAATATTTGATATCTCATCTTTCTGGACAGAGCATGTATTAGTTATTTCACTGTAACATATTGCACACTAACATCTACATTTGATGCAGCACTCCTGAACAAAAGTATTACAGATTTAATAATACCAGACAGGCAATCTGACAGACACAATCTGGCAATTCTGGCAAATGTAACATGGGTCTAGTGGGCCGCAAGTgcagggataaaaaaaaattgtgaaaaaaatgtacctGCCAGCCGCAGATCTCTTGTTGTTGGAACCGGTCCAGACAAAAAGTGCATATTTGTGGATTTTATTCCAACCGTGCCCTCAGCTCTACAGATGTTTTAACGTCTTTCAAGCCCAAACTACTGTTTTGATTCAGTCTCTCATCAACCATGTGATAGCTACAGCATTGTAACATAGTGGCGCATTCCGCAGCTAAAGAGACATGTATTTCTATCAAGAGCGAGTGGAGACCAAACTAGACCTCAAAGTGAGTATTGGACTTCAATATCCAAAGTCCAAATTGCTTTTTGCCAGctaaatgacaacaacaagttCATAAGTTGATGATGTGTCAGTGTTGTTTATTCTACTTGTTCTACTTTCCCCAAAGTGGCCAAAAAATCTATTAATGCTGAGTTACTAAAACTTAACATGtaccattaacattaacatgtacCTAACATGAACCATGGTTCATTTGCTGTAATCATCAAATAACTTCAACCatgttggcattttttttttttttactattttgcagagaaatatatttttcacGTAGTGCTGAGTTTTGCTTTATCGGGTTGGCCTAAACATAGGTTGAGGTTTTATGTTATGAAATGTAATCATGAAAATTAAAGTTCAGTTATATTCTAGGTATTTCTCATTGAACTGTTTCAAATTGGTACAAATTGAGCCCTTGTTGTTTTTCATGACCTGCATGTTACATAGTGAATCACATGGTGTGCAGTGCTGCTGAGCAGGTTGGTTAACTTGATAAACGTTAATTCTAAGGAGTGTTGTAGAAATATTTCTATAGTGTAGAGGTGTTATCCTCAGTATTAAAGTTGTGTTCCCTGTAAAATGTATAGCCTCAGGACACAGATAATTAGCTTAAACTATGATTACCCTATAGCCCAGGAATGGGAGTGTATGTTTTTCTGTACAAGGCAAAGAGGTAAAATGGGAGGGATAGCTcttggatctgtgtgtgtgtgtgttgtgtgtgtgtttgtgtgtgaaagctGCTAAATCTTCCCGGCGACAGGAGGAGGACGCCTTCAAGCGAGATATGTGGTTAGATGGAGTTCATAATCTGAAATAGAGTTTGCTGGCTTGAACCCTGTATACATTTGTCTGCGGTCAAGGGAAACTTAGGGTCATTTTTGAAATTACAATTGTGTTCTTAAATGCTGGACTTCAGTAGACTTGCTTAACTGAACTCTTCTTCtcataatttatactgtttattgattcccagtggggaaattaccaTTTACACCCTGTTTTGTCACTACACACTGAACTAGGCTTGAAATACACACTAgcaatgtcagagtgaggggggcTGCCAGCTAGACCAGCCCTTTGAGTggttgtggggggagggggggtacagtgccttgctcaagagcacctggcagtggccaggaggtgaagtggcatctctccagcacCCAGTCCACACACCGTACTTttgtccatatggggacttgaaccagcgatcctccggttcccaactcaACTCCCTACCgattgagctactgcccccccgtTGCCACCCTACTCCAATTGATCCCTGTGTAAACTCATTTCAGATGAAAAAAGGAGTGGGAATTACTAATTGGAGTCATATCTGACAGGCCTTATGGGCCTTTTTTACACATAATTCCCTACAGTGAGTTGTGGTTTATATGTGCAAAGGATATAAGCAAGGCCCAAACTGGTCACGCTGACATCTTTGCATTGCAAATACTGTAAGTGTACCATAAGATACAAATGTTCCAGTGTGCATGGGTGTGTGAGGGTGAGATGTCTTGAGTCCTTTAATAACAAGTTCCTTTAGCTACAGGTGAGCAGAGagtaaaatacagcctacaggaaaggaaatgaagagaaaaagaaaatacttttaaataatAGTAAATTGAAGAAATATTGAGATGAAAAGTGCTTTATTCTAACCACAAAATAACGTTGTCATTTGGTGTTTCATTGCAGAACTGGTCTACATCTCTCCAGTATTCTACTCCAAATTACAcatattatttcttttaatgaaaCACATCCAGTTATCTTTAATGACCAACAGCTGTCAACAACAAACGTATATTGACGTCAGACAACAGATACTATAAAGAGGATTTTTGTTAATAACATTTACATTCATGCTTGTCTGATTAAGAATTAAGAAAATATGGCTCACACTGTGTAATTTCAGATACCACCTCAGTGGCAGAAATCTACTTTTCCAGGTGTAATatcttaaaagtttttttttttgtaaatttgtaaatacatattaaatgcaataaatacatacaacagaCAACATGCTGTGATTCAGCATGTTTATTTGTCTTAAATCTAGAAGCTATAGTTAATTTCTCAAATTTGTGAATACAAATGCTATAACCACTCCAAGCACACCTCCACAAGCAAGTATCTACATTTATAGGATCTGAACTATATGTACTTTATAATTCCAAGCAAAGAAAATTCCTTCTCTCCAAACAGTCCCTTTGTGGCAAAATCTGCCCGGTCTGGGACATTGTCCCACAGTTCATCCTGGGTGCAGGGCAGGCAGGCGGGGACTGCAGCAGAGGCTTCCTGTTCACCCACAGCCACTCTCCTGCCAGGAAACGTAGACCTACCCATACCTCTGGTGTCTGGGCATCCAGGATCGCTCTTCTGGCATCTGAGTTGTCTCCTCCAAAGTCCATGTCTGGAAGATCGTAGGTATGACCTGAGGATGGGTCGTCTGGATTAGAATCCAGATTCCTGCAGTGTTCCAGAGCCTCCTCCCATGTCTTGTTCTCTTTCACCAAGATTGGATTATcataacacacaaatgcacattgGTCAGTGCAGAATATATCAAACCAAGATAGGCTTCCGGTAGCAACACAATTCTCTTTTCCCTCGTAGTTATTAGGCTGATTGTATGTGGAACTCCACTTTCTGTAGCTGCTTAGATCTCCATCTGACCAATCCCAGTCATTTTGATTAATTTGTTTTCTATAGAGACCAATCCAACAGAGATTGTTGTCCGAATAATCGCATGGACTCTGTACTGCATTCATGTCATTCTGATTTCTAAAAGTGGCCAGGTCGATATGGTTCTCCCTGCAGTACTTTTGGGCCGAAGTCCAGTTCATTTTGAGCGGAACATAAACATACCTTCTTTGAAAGGTCTGAACGAGCAGAGGAAGGCAGAAGATGAAGTTAAGGATGACGATGAAGAGACAGGTGGAGCTGCTCTTCGTCAGCATGATTCCCCGGAGGTGACTTGACTTTGCTCCAGGGACGCGTTGACGTTCAGCATTCAGATCTTCTACTCTACTCTGTTTACTCCCCAAATCTAAAGGTTGACCAAAGACAGGAGCCTGGGATTGGCTCGGAGAGTGCTACCAGCCCTCCCCTATTTCAAACTGGCCAATTAAATCATCTGCTTTGATATGGGACggcaaaacaccacacacacacacacacacacacacacacacacacacacacacacacacacaaacaacacatcaAAGGAactatttaatttaatgtgtatacttatttttgcttttttgcttttgCAATATGTTAAGTATTCAAAGTCAAGGTATAGTAGGCTATAGTTAGTGAAGATGGAGattaatttaataatgttttattgCTTTGTAAACAGGCACAGTACACATGAATAgatattttttctcttcctATTTTGTTTCAGTAAATCCGAGAACCAGGCACAGCATCCTTTCAGTCAAATATGCATTTTCATATTATTATGTAAACTGCAAGTCACTGTCGACATGGCACAtggagtggtgtgtgtgtgtgtgtgtgtgtgtgtgtgtgtgtatgtgtgtgtgtgtgtgtgtgcgtgtgtgtgtgtgtgtgtgtgtgtgtgtgtgtgtgtgtgtgtgtgtgtgtgtgtgccatatAGTGCCATACAACAACTTTATAATTTGATAATGCGTCAGTGTTGTTTATTCTGCTTGTTCTATTGTCCCCAAAGtggccaaaaaataaattattgctGAGTTACTAAAACTTAACATGTAGGTGTCTAACATGAACCATGGTTTATTTGCTGTAATCATCAAATAACTTCAACCatgttggcattttttttttgtgttttgtagagaaatatatattttttttaaacattggcAGTGGTTATTTCACGTAATGCTGAGTTTTGCTTTATCGGGTTGGCCTAAACGTACTACATGTCTCCAGTATTCTACTCCAAATTACACATATTGTTTATTCAATAAAACACATCCAGTTATTTTCAATGACCAACAGCTGTCAACAACAAACGTACTGTATATTGACGTCAGACAACAGATACTATGTAGAGGATTTATGTTAATAACATTTACATCCATGCTTGTCTAATTAAGAGTTAAGAAAATTAAGGCTCACACTGTGTCATTTCTGTGTAATatcttaaaagtattttttgtacTATTTGTAAATACATATTAAATGCAATCAATACATACAACAGACAACATGCTGTGATTCAACATGTTTATCTGTCTTAAATCCAGAAGTTATAGTTAATTCCTCAAATTTGTGAATACAAATGCTACAACTACTCCAAGTACACATCCACAAGCAAAAATCTAGAAGACAGCTTATTATTGACTAATAAAACAAGTATCTACATGTATAGGATCTGAACTATATGTACTTTATAATTCCACGCAAAGAAAATTCCTTCTCTCCAAACAGTCCCTTTGTGGCAAAATCTGCCCGGTCTGGGACATTGTCCCACAGTTCATCCTGGGTGCAGGGCAGGCAGGCGGGGACTGCAGCAGAGGCTTCCTGTTCACCCACAGCCACTCTCCTGCCAGGAAACGTAGACCTACCCATACCTCTGGTGTCTGGGCATCCAGGATCGCTCTTCTGGCATCTGAGTTGTCTCCTCCAAAGTCCATGTCTGGAAGATCGTAGGTATGACCTGAGGATGGGTCGTCTGGATTGGAATCCAGATTCCTGCAGTGTTCCAGAGCCTCCTCCCATGTCTTGTTCTCTTTCACCAAGATTGGATTATCATAACACAGAACTGTACGTTGGTCAGTGCAGAATACATCAAACCACTCAAGTTTTCCCGTTGCAACACAATTGTCTTTTCCCTGGGAGTTATCAGGCTGATTGTTGATGGGACTCCACGTTCTGTAGCTGCTTAGATCTCCATCAGACCAAGCCCAGTCATTTTGATTACTTTGTTTTCTATAGAGACCAATCCAACAGACAATGCCAGCCTGAAAATTGCATGGACTCTGTACTGCATTCATGTCATCCTGATCTCTAAAAGTGGCCAGGTCGATATGGTGCTCCCTGCAGTACTTTTGGGCCGAAGTCCAGTTCATTTTGAGCGGAACATAAACATACCTTCTTTGAAAGGTCTGAACGAGCAGAGGAAGGCAGAAGATGAAGTTAAGGATGACGATGAAGAGACAGGTGGAGCTGCTCTTCGTCAGCATGATTCCCCGGAGGTGACTTGACTTTGCTCCAGGGACGCGTTGACTTTCAGCATTCAGATCTTTCTACTGTACTCTGTTTACTCCCCAAATCTAAAGGTTGACCAAAGACAGGAGCCTAAAATTGGCTCAGACAGTGCTACCAGCCCTCCCCTACTTCAAACTGGCCAATTAAATCAtctgctttaacccttgtgttgtcttcccatccaaatttaaaatcaacacttttgttgacgctttttaatcaatgtttttcagtttttgacattttcaccactatgtaacactaccttattaactttatttttacagttattttggggaatttatggtcaataaacctcatttttaggaaattatacctaatgtttgagttggaaaagcagaaattaggaattatttagactaaaattaaaggaatggatgttgatggataatcacagactggaatatgtcaacttttactcaatactatttcaaaagcactgcaactccccccttttttcccccaaaggTTAAAAACCCAAACGGTAGTTGGATTGGtaaaaaaaccctttttgtgGGAACAAATTGCTTTTGGGGGTTATGGTTTTGGGAGGGTTTTTGGGGGTGGGCGGGGGACAAGGgggttttaaatttttgttttataaaatccCCCCCCCGGAAAATTCAAAAAACCCGAAACCCGTCTCCACTCAAAACCCGCCAAAAGGTCTCCCTCATATTTTTTGGGGGAATCCTTATTTTGGAaacaatttttttggggggaaaaaaaaaaaaggggaaaatttAAGGTAAAGAAGAGCCGGGGGGGAggcccccaaaaaaaccccagGGACTATTTCTGGGATTGATTGCCGATTTTacccctttttaaaaaccccaaaaaggggaaaaaaagggggaaaaaaaaaaaccccccaaaaaaaaggggttagttaaaaaaggaatttaaatctttttaattgggccccccaaaaaaaaaatttttggaaagttttaaattttttgttttgaaacccCCCTTTGAAaacctttaatttatttttacttttttggggaaatttaggaaaaaaaattttttttggaaattattttttttggggggaaaagcaaaagggttttggaaaaaaaaaggtgtttgaaAAACCCGGGAaagtaaattttaaaaattaaaagctttaaaaattttttttttatttgcaaaaatttGGGCCCCCcaaaagaaaaagttttttcCAAAGGGATGGGTAagattttgattaaaaaaaagggtttggaGGGGGTTTTTGCCCAAAACTGGGTTAATATGACGGAAACCTAAAAACCCCCCAAACCCCGGGCCCTTTTTAATGTTAAtgaattttttttgcttttttttaaaattttgtaaaaaaaagggtgtttttttttggggaagggggtttttttaaaaatttttatttttttaaaaggggaaaaaatgaatagacttttttttttattttaaaaaaaaggggccggaaatttttcaaaaaatttttCGAAACCCCCAATCCCAGTtccaaaggtgtgtgtgtgtgtggtgtgtgtttgtgtgtgggtgtgtggggtttttggggtgtgtgtttggtgtgttgtgtgtgtgggtgcgggGCGGGGCCGGGGGCGTGGTGTCTATGTGCTGCGCGATATGTGCCCATAGTcaggtttcttttttgttttgggggcAAAGGACAGACAACCCCCAAAACTGGTCTATGACCTCTGTCTCTTTGCTTCAAATCCCCGTAAGTGTaccataaaaaatacaattttccaGATGCAGGGGGTGTGTAAGGGGATGTCTTGATCCGTGAAAAAAATTTTCTTTTTGGCTACAGTTGAGCGAAGAAAAACAGCCCACAGGGAAGGAAAATGGGAACAAAAGCGCTTTTGGGGATAGAGAcggagaaaaatgtgctgtaCCTACCACAAAATAATTgttctttggtgttttttttctaaaaggtCCCATCTCTCCGTTGCTGCCcaccaaaacaaaactaaaaaaaatacctCTTGCGTAGCCATATGGTATTTTTCGCTCTCCtttggacaatttttttttcccctgacgTATTATCCAGGCTTCCGATATGTCATCGTGGGGGtaaagggggggaaaaaggaaa of Etheostoma spectabile isolate EspeVRDwgs_2016 chromosome 1, UIUC_Espe_1.0, whole genome shotgun sequence contains these proteins:
- the LOC116692205 gene encoding uncharacterized protein LOC116692205, with amino-acid sequence MLTKSSSTCLFIVILNFIFCLPLLVQTFQRRYVYVPLKMNWTSAQKYCREHHIDLATFRDQDDMNAVQSPCNFQAGIVCWIGLYRKQSNQNDWAWSDGDLSSYRTWSPINNQPDNSQGKDNCVATGKLEWFDVFCTDQRTVLCYDNPILVKENKTWEEALEHCRNLDSNPDDPSSGHTYDLPDMDFGGDNSDARRAILDAQTPEVWVGLRFLAGEWLWVNRKPLLQSPPACPAPRMNCGTMSQTGQILPQRDCLERRNFLYLGSKQSRVEDLNAERQRVPGAKSSHLRGIMLTKSSSTCLFIVILNFIFCLPLLVQTFQRRYVYVPLKMNWTSAQKYCRENHIDLATFRNQNDMNAVQSPCDYSDNNLCWIGLYRKQINQNDWDWSDGDLSSYRKWSSTYNQPNNYEGKENCVATGSLSWFDIFCTDQCAFVCYDNPILVKENKTWEEALEHCRNLDSNPDDPSSGHTYDLPDMDFGGDNSDARRAILDAQTPEVWVGLRFLAGEWLWVNRKPLLQSPPACPAPRMNCGTMSQTGQILPQRDCLERRNFLCLEL